The following are encoded together in the Streptomyces tsukubensis genome:
- a CDS encoding ADP-ribosylglycohydrolase family protein produces the protein MNDTHPDLLDRALGAFYGLALGDALGMPTQVMARSEVVRVYGTLTGFEPAGQDNPVSAGMPAGSVTDDTDQAVIVGRLLIEGGGHIDPLRFSQELLSWEKEMKAKGSFDLLGPSTKAALDAVAGGASLDEAGRTGTTNGSAMRVTPVGIAFAARPLDTFLDRVVESCQVTHDTTVGIAGAAAVAAAVSTGVAGGSLDDVFEAAVTAARAGSQRGHWIAGADVAARITWARELVRGLPEAEALDQVCALIGTSVATQESVPAAFAVLALTEGDPWRAALMAANLGGDSDTIGAIAGAIAGSVRGLAAIPADALQTLRTVNGLELEDLTRQLLTHR, from the coding sequence GTGAACGACACCCACCCCGACCTGCTCGACCGCGCCCTAGGTGCCTTCTACGGGCTTGCCCTCGGTGACGCGCTCGGCATGCCCACCCAGGTCATGGCCAGGTCGGAGGTCGTACGGGTCTACGGCACCCTCACCGGATTCGAGCCCGCCGGGCAGGACAACCCGGTCAGCGCGGGCATGCCCGCGGGATCGGTCACCGACGACACCGACCAGGCCGTCATCGTGGGCAGGCTCCTCATCGAGGGCGGCGGCCACATCGACCCGCTGCGCTTCTCCCAGGAATTGCTGTCCTGGGAGAAGGAGATGAAGGCCAAGGGCTCCTTCGACCTGCTCGGCCCCTCCACCAAGGCGGCGCTGGACGCGGTGGCGGGCGGCGCCTCCCTTGACGAGGCCGGCCGTACCGGGACCACCAACGGCTCCGCGATGCGGGTCACCCCGGTCGGCATCGCCTTCGCCGCGCGGCCCCTCGACACCTTCCTCGACAGGGTCGTGGAGTCCTGCCAGGTCACCCACGACACGACCGTCGGCATCGCGGGCGCGGCGGCCGTCGCGGCGGCTGTCTCCACCGGTGTGGCGGGCGGCTCCCTCGACGACGTGTTCGAGGCCGCCGTCACCGCCGCGCGGGCCGGCTCGCAGCGCGGGCACTGGATCGCGGGGGCGGATGTCGCGGCCAGGATCACCTGGGCCCGCGAGCTGGTGCGCGGCCTGCCCGAGGCCGAGGCGCTGGACCAGGTCTGCGCGCTCATCGGTACGAGTGTGGCCACCCAGGAGTCGGTGCCCGCCGCCTTCGCCGTTCTCGCGCTGACCGAGGGCGACCCGTGGCGGGCCGCGCTGATGGCCGCCAATCTCGGCGGTGACAGCGACACCATCGGCGCCATCGCCGGTGCCATCGCGGGTTCCGTACGCGGCCTCGCCGCCATCCCCGCGGACGCCCTACAGACTCTGCGGACCGTGAACGGCCTCGAACTCGAAGACCTCACACGGCAGTTGCTCACCCACCGCTGA
- a CDS encoding GntR family transcriptional regulator → MPGQVHKHHRVAKVLAEEIRAGVHADGSRLPGEHALRERFGVSRTTVRQALGVLGEQGLIQTHAGIGSLVTFDGRALDQRLGWTKALDDQGTRLTADILRFERITDPELAEELGTADDGFIALDRVRRLPDGVGVSLERSRVPAVPALADLPERGLVEGSLNRTLLAAGRVSESSEAWLSVTGLDAADAALIGRPADAPFIRLAQVFRDADSEVVEHVTSLLDPSRFQLHVQTGRGGPS, encoded by the coding sequence ATGCCTGGACAGGTTCACAAACATCATCGGGTCGCAAAGGTGCTGGCCGAGGAGATTCGCGCGGGTGTGCACGCGGACGGCAGCAGGCTGCCCGGCGAGCACGCGCTGCGTGAGCGTTTCGGGGTCAGCCGTACCACCGTCCGTCAGGCGCTCGGCGTCCTCGGCGAACAGGGGCTGATCCAGACGCACGCCGGGATCGGCTCGCTCGTCACCTTCGACGGCCGCGCGCTGGACCAGCGCCTCGGCTGGACCAAGGCACTGGACGACCAGGGCACCCGGCTCACCGCGGACATCCTCCGTTTCGAGCGGATCACCGACCCGGAACTCGCCGAGGAGCTCGGCACCGCCGACGACGGCTTCATCGCGCTCGACCGAGTACGACGGCTGCCCGACGGTGTCGGCGTCTCCCTGGAGCGCAGCCGGGTGCCCGCCGTTCCCGCCCTCGCCGACCTGCCCGAGCGGGGCCTCGTCGAGGGTTCCCTCAACAGAACGCTGCTCGCGGCGGGCAGGGTCTCGGAGTCCAGCGAGGCGTGGCTCTCCGTGACCGGCCTCGACGCCGCCGACGCCGCCCTGATCGGCCGGCCCGCGGACGCGCCCTTCATCCGGCTCGCGCAGGTCTTCAGGGATGCCGATTCGGAGGTGGTGGAGCACGTCACCAGCCTGCTCGACCCGTCCAGGTTCCAACTGCACGTACAGACAGGCCGAGGAGGCCCCTCGTGA
- a CDS encoding L,D-transpeptidase family protein, with translation MRTATAAVLAAALLCLAPSAYAEVGGDRLAEPEPPPPLPAVMADTGGGSQLITARAADLKATTGQVTWWELRAGRWRAAGSTPARFGAGGLTEGVRRRQGTSTTPTGLYDLPFAFGVRPAPAGTTTPYRRVGERSWWCQDNGSRAYNRWAEPRPADCAAKEAEHLIDYRTQYAHALVIGFNYRHPVRGRGAGIFLHVNGKGATAGCVSVPADAMRRILSWTRPGRQPHIAIGTATGSTALTRY, from the coding sequence ATGCGCACCGCCACCGCAGCCGTGCTCGCCGCGGCCCTGCTCTGCCTCGCCCCGTCCGCGTACGCCGAGGTCGGCGGGGACCGGCTCGCCGAACCTGAGCCGCCACCACCGCTGCCCGCCGTCATGGCCGACACCGGCGGAGGCAGCCAGCTCATCACCGCGCGGGCCGCGGACCTCAAGGCCACGACGGGCCAGGTGACCTGGTGGGAGCTGCGGGCCGGGCGGTGGCGGGCCGCCGGTTCCACCCCCGCCCGGTTCGGCGCGGGCGGCCTCACCGAAGGCGTACGCCGAAGACAGGGCACCTCGACGACGCCCACCGGCCTCTACGACCTGCCGTTCGCCTTCGGCGTGCGCCCCGCTCCCGCCGGAACCACCACGCCCTACCGGCGTGTCGGTGAGCGGTCCTGGTGGTGCCAGGACAACGGCTCCCGCGCCTACAACCGGTGGGCCGAGCCCCGCCCGGCCGACTGCGCCGCCAAGGAGGCCGAGCACCTGATCGACTACCGCACGCAGTACGCCCACGCCCTGGTGATCGGCTTCAACTACCGCCACCCGGTGCGCGGCCGGGGTGCGGGGATCTTCCTGCACGTCAACGGCAAGGGAGCGACCGCCGGGTGCGTGTCCGTCCCCGCGGACGCGATGCGGCGGATCCTGTCCTGGACACGTCCGGGGCGGCAACCGCACATCGCCATCGGGACGGCGACGGGGAGTACGGCGCTCACGCGGTACTGA
- the argB gene encoding acetylglutamate kinase, with amino-acid sequence MSDPEETGTVDDTAPEATITPDAVTPSAATKPTARKHTALPKAQILVEALPWLTRHHGRTVVIKFGGNAMVDDALKAAFAQDVVFLRHAGLRPVVVHGGGPQISAQLDRHGLVSEFKAGLRVTTPEAMDVVRMVLAGQVQRELVGLLNEHGPLAVGLTGEDAHTITATKHRPRIEGELVDIGRVGEITEINTGVIETLLDDGRIPVVSSIARSADDNHVYNVNADTAAAALAAALDAETLMVLTDVEGLYEDWPNSDDVISRLTAKELEKLLPDLASGMVPKMEGCLHAVRNGVHTARVIDGRVQHSILLEIFTDEGIGTMVVPDAPEPDQHAREPEQHGRYDQHEPEEGAAQ; translated from the coding sequence ATGAGCGACCCCGAAGAGACCGGCACCGTGGACGACACCGCCCCCGAAGCGACCATCACCCCTGACGCCGTCACCCCCTCGGCGGCCACCAAGCCCACCGCGCGCAAACACACCGCGCTGCCGAAGGCGCAGATCCTCGTGGAGGCGCTGCCCTGGCTCACCAGGCACCACGGCAGGACCGTCGTCATCAAGTTCGGCGGCAACGCCATGGTCGACGACGCCCTCAAGGCCGCCTTCGCCCAGGATGTCGTCTTCCTGCGCCACGCCGGTCTGCGGCCGGTCGTCGTGCACGGCGGCGGCCCCCAGATCAGCGCGCAGCTCGACCGGCACGGTCTGGTCAGCGAGTTCAAGGCGGGGCTGCGGGTCACCACGCCCGAGGCCATGGACGTCGTACGGATGGTCCTCGCCGGGCAGGTCCAGCGCGAGTTGGTCGGACTGCTCAACGAGCACGGGCCGCTCGCCGTCGGCCTCACGGGCGAGGACGCCCACACCATCACCGCGACCAAACACCGGCCCCGTATCGAGGGCGAACTGGTGGACATCGGCCGCGTCGGCGAGATCACCGAGATCAACACCGGTGTGATCGAGACGCTGCTCGACGACGGCCGCATCCCCGTCGTCTCCTCCATCGCCCGCAGCGCCGACGACAACCACGTCTACAACGTCAACGCCGACACCGCCGCCGCCGCGCTGGCCGCCGCCCTCGACGCCGAGACGCTGATGGTCCTCACCGACGTGGAAGGCCTCTACGAGGACTGGCCGAACAGCGACGACGTGATCAGCCGCCTCACCGCCAAGGAGCTGGAGAAGCTGCTGCCCGATCTGGCCAGCGGCATGGTGCCCAAGATGGAGGGGTGCCTGCACGCCGTACGCAACGGGGTGCACACCGCCCGCGTCATCGACGGACGCGTCCAGCACTCCATCCTCCTGGAGATCTTCACCGACGAGGGCATCGGCACGATGGTCGTGCCCGACGCCCCGGAACCCGATCAGCACGCCCGGGAACCCGAACAGCACGGCCGGTACGACCAGCACGAACCCGAGGAAGGGGCCGCACAGTGA
- a CDS encoding bile acid:sodium symporter family protein: MMRRGCALSCPRRLIAAVRTEQTTPSDSGAPDNGDKAAKRAVTVFPVLVLVAGVAGLVTPGTFAGWGDSVPYLLGIVMFCMGLTMTPLDFKGVAKRPWAVAIGLVAHYVIMPGLGWLIAHLLGLPPQLAAGVILVGCAPSGTASNVVTFLARGDVALSVSVATVSTVLAPLITPPLTLLLAGEYLPVDAGSMMSDILKTVLLPVLGGLVVRLVAGKVIDRVLGVMPWLSSVAIAAIVAAVVAGSADTIKGAAVSVLIAVVLHNGLGLALGYGAGKVAKLGPPASRAMAFEVGMQNSGLAASLASAHFSPLAALPAAVFSVWHNVSGALVAAWMSHRSRGEEPVAVETTGGATTPSWARQD, from the coding sequence ATGATGAGACGTGGTTGCGCGCTGTCATGCCCCCGGCGTCTTATCGCGGCCGTGCGCACCGAACAGACCACCCCCAGCGACTCCGGCGCTCCGGACAACGGCGACAAGGCGGCCAAGCGTGCCGTGACCGTGTTCCCCGTACTCGTACTCGTCGCGGGAGTGGCCGGTCTCGTGACGCCGGGGACGTTCGCCGGCTGGGGCGACTCGGTCCCCTACCTGCTGGGCATCGTCATGTTCTGCATGGGCCTCACGATGACCCCGCTGGACTTCAAGGGCGTGGCCAAACGCCCCTGGGCGGTGGCGATCGGGCTCGTCGCCCACTACGTGATCATGCCAGGACTCGGCTGGCTCATCGCCCACCTCCTCGGTCTGCCCCCGCAACTCGCGGCAGGCGTGATCCTGGTGGGCTGCGCGCCCAGTGGCACGGCCTCCAACGTGGTGACCTTCCTCGCCCGCGGCGACGTGGCACTCTCCGTCTCGGTCGCGACCGTGTCGACCGTGCTCGCGCCGCTCATCACCCCGCCGCTCACCCTGCTGCTCGCCGGTGAGTACCTGCCGGTAGACGCGGGATCGATGATGTCGGACATCCTGAAGACGGTGCTGCTGCCGGTGCTCGGCGGGCTGGTGGTCCGGCTGGTCGCGGGGAAGGTCATCGACAGGGTCCTCGGCGTCATGCCCTGGCTGTCCTCGGTCGCCATCGCCGCCATCGTCGCCGCCGTCGTGGCGGGCAGCGCCGACACCATCAAGGGCGCCGCCGTCAGCGTGCTCATCGCCGTGGTGCTCCACAACGGCCTCGGCCTCGCACTCGGCTACGGCGCGGGCAAGGTGGCCAAGCTCGGGCCGCCGGCCAGCCGGGCTATGGCGTTCGAGGTCGGCATGCAGAACTCCGGCCTCGCGGCCTCGCTCGCGTCGGCCCACTTCAGCCCGCTCGCCGCGCTGCCCGCCGCCGTCTTCTCCGTCTGGCACAACGTCTCCGGCGCCCTCGTGGCCGCCTGGATGTCGCACCGGTCGCGCGGCGAGGAACCGGTCGCGGTGGAGACCACCGGCGGCGCCACCACACCGAGCTGGGCGCGCCAGGACTGA
- a CDS encoding argininosuccinate synthase, translated as MTERVVLAYSGGLDTSVAIGWIAEETGAEVVAVAVDVGQGGEDLDVIRKRALACGAVEAEVADAKDEFAEQYCLPAIKSNALYMDRYPLVSALSRPAIVKHLVAAAKKHGADTVAHGCTGKGNDQVRFEAGIVALAPELKCVAPVRDYAMTRDKAIAFCESQNLPIATSKKSPYSIDQNVFGRAVETGFLEDIWNAPIEDIYEYTENPALAREADEVVISFKEGVPVAIDGTPVTVLQAIQQLNERAGAQGIGRIDMVEDRLVGIKSREVYEAPGAIALITAHQELENVTVERELARYKRQVEQRWGELVYDGLWFSPLKRALDGFINEANQHVTGDVRMTMHGGRAVVTGRRSSESLYDFNLATYDTGDTFDQSKAQGFIEIFGLSQKIAAKRDLA; from the coding sequence GTGACCGAGCGCGTCGTACTCGCCTACTCAGGCGGCCTTGACACCTCTGTCGCCATCGGCTGGATCGCCGAGGAGACAGGCGCCGAGGTCGTCGCCGTCGCCGTGGACGTCGGCCAGGGCGGCGAGGACCTGGACGTCATCCGCAAGCGCGCGCTCGCCTGCGGTGCGGTGGAGGCGGAGGTCGCCGACGCCAAGGACGAGTTCGCCGAGCAGTACTGCCTGCCGGCCATCAAGTCCAACGCCCTCTACATGGACCGCTACCCGCTGGTCTCGGCCCTCTCCAGGCCCGCCATCGTCAAGCATCTGGTGGCCGCGGCCAAGAAGCACGGCGCCGACACCGTCGCCCACGGCTGCACGGGCAAGGGCAACGACCAGGTCCGCTTCGAGGCGGGCATCGTCGCCCTCGCCCCCGAACTGAAGTGCGTCGCCCCGGTACGCGACTACGCGATGACCCGCGACAAGGCCATCGCCTTCTGCGAGTCGCAGAACCTCCCGATCGCGACCTCCAAGAAGTCCCCGTACTCCATCGACCAGAACGTGTTCGGGCGCGCGGTCGAGACGGGCTTCCTGGAGGACATCTGGAACGCGCCGATCGAGGACATCTACGAGTACACCGAGAACCCGGCGCTCGCCCGTGAGGCCGACGAGGTCGTCATCTCCTTCAAGGAGGGCGTCCCCGTCGCCATCGACGGCACGCCCGTCACCGTGCTCCAGGCGATCCAGCAGCTCAACGAACGCGCGGGCGCCCAGGGCATCGGCCGGATCGACATGGTCGAGGACCGACTCGTCGGCATCAAGTCGCGTGAGGTGTACGAGGCTCCCGGCGCCATCGCGCTGATCACCGCCCACCAGGAGCTGGAGAACGTCACCGTCGAGCGCGAGCTGGCCCGCTACAAGCGGCAGGTCGAGCAGCGCTGGGGCGAGCTGGTCTACGACGGCCTCTGGTTCTCGCCGCTCAAGCGGGCCCTCGACGGGTTCATCAACGAGGCCAACCAGCACGTCACCGGCGACGTACGCATGACGATGCACGGCGGCAGGGCCGTCGTCACCGGCCGCAGGTCCAGCGAGTCGCTCTACGACTTCAACCTCGCCACCTACGACACGGGCGACACGTTCGACCAGTCCAAGGCGCAGGGTTTCATCGAGATCTTCGGTCTCTCGCAGAAGATCGCCGCCAAGCGCGACCTGGCCTGA
- a CDS encoding DUF488 domain-containing protein → MDSGRDGRVRVRRVYDPVERADGARVLVDRLWPRGLAKDKAHLDDWLKAVAPSRELREWYGHDPERFDDFAERYRTELAEPERAEALDRLRDLAAHGPLTLLTAVRDVPHGHVQVLADAVLG, encoded by the coding sequence ATGGATTCGGGGCGTGACGGTCGGGTGCGTGTGCGGCGGGTGTACGACCCGGTGGAGCGGGCGGACGGTGCGCGGGTCCTGGTGGACCGGCTGTGGCCGCGCGGTCTCGCCAAGGACAAGGCGCACCTGGACGACTGGCTGAAGGCCGTCGCGCCCTCGCGTGAGCTGCGCGAGTGGTACGGGCACGACCCCGAGCGATTCGACGACTTCGCCGAGCGCTACCGGACCGAACTCGCCGAGCCGGAGCGCGCGGAGGCGCTCGACAGGCTCCGCGACCTCGCGGCGCACGGGCCCCTGACCCTGTTGACGGCCGTCAGGGACGTCCCGCACGGCCATGTCCAGGTGCTGGCGGACGCCGTGTTGGGGTGA
- a CDS encoding purine-cytosine permease family protein gives MDASTESARVGTVETRGIEPVPDRERHGRASQLFWTWFAANISLLGLPLGASLVAFRGLNFWQAAIVAVIGSVGSFALVGWLSMSGQRGGAPAMTLSRAVFGQRGNKGPTVITWISRVGWETITTTTAAYALLALASTIFGVHQNTVLTLVALLIFIVCTLLISGLGHATIMWINKWATLLFGVLNLIVIGFLVATVDWAKVLDAQAGPLGGVIGGIGFIAAGTGIGWANAGADYARYLPKSIPGKRLVVASAFGAGIPLVLLISLGSLLTAGDDSLATASDPVAAINAMLPSWMAIPYLIAAFGGLLMSNHLSVYSAGLTMLTLGLKVPRAWAVCIDIIVTFGGGIYFMLIAGDFYGPFTTFLTLLAVPISAWIGVMGVDMVRGRRYNPDALMDTGRTSRYWYTGGFRWAAFGPWIIAIVAGLLFTSASTSDNDVWFKGPLADTWFGTNGLGWAVAIVVGGLLYALFGGRDHDDLAGDTPSPTATTPEEALR, from the coding sequence ATGGACGCATCAACGGAGAGCGCTCGCGTCGGCACCGTGGAGACCCGTGGGATCGAACCGGTCCCTGACAGAGAACGTCACGGGCGGGCCTCCCAGCTGTTCTGGACCTGGTTCGCCGCCAACATCTCACTGCTGGGACTGCCGCTCGGCGCCAGCCTCGTCGCCTTCCGCGGCCTCAACTTCTGGCAGGCGGCGATCGTCGCCGTCATCGGCTCTGTGGGCTCGTTCGCCCTGGTCGGCTGGTTGAGCATGTCGGGGCAGCGGGGCGGCGCACCCGCCATGACCCTCTCGCGCGCGGTCTTCGGCCAGCGCGGCAACAAGGGTCCCACCGTGATCACCTGGATCAGCCGGGTCGGCTGGGAGACGATCACGACGACCACGGCGGCGTACGCGCTGCTGGCGCTCGCCTCCACCATCTTCGGCGTGCACCAGAACACTGTGCTCACCCTCGTCGCCCTGCTCATCTTCATCGTCTGCACCTTGCTGATCAGCGGCCTCGGCCACGCCACGATCATGTGGATCAACAAGTGGGCGACGCTGCTCTTCGGCGTGCTGAACCTCATCGTGATCGGCTTCCTGGTGGCGACCGTCGACTGGGCCAAGGTCCTCGACGCCCAGGCCGGTCCGCTCGGCGGAGTCATCGGCGGGATCGGGTTCATCGCCGCCGGCACCGGCATCGGCTGGGCCAACGCGGGCGCCGACTACGCCCGTTACCTGCCGAAGTCGATCCCCGGCAAGCGGCTCGTGGTGGCCTCCGCCTTCGGCGCGGGCATCCCGCTGGTACTGCTGATCTCGCTGGGTTCGCTGCTCACCGCGGGCGACGACTCGCTGGCCACGGCCTCCGACCCGGTCGCCGCGATCAACGCGATGCTGCCGAGCTGGATGGCCATCCCGTATCTGATCGCCGCCTTCGGCGGACTGCTGATGTCCAACCACCTCTCGGTGTACTCGGCGGGGCTGACCATGCTCACCCTCGGCCTGAAGGTGCCGCGCGCCTGGGCGGTCTGCATCGACATCATCGTGACCTTCGGCGGCGGCATCTACTTCATGCTGATCGCGGGGGACTTCTACGGCCCCTTCACCACCTTCCTGACGCTGCTCGCGGTGCCCATCTCGGCGTGGATCGGGGTCATGGGCGTCGACATGGTGCGCGGTCGGCGCTACAACCCTGACGCGCTGATGGACACCGGTCGTACCAGTCGCTACTGGTACACGGGCGGTTTCCGCTGGGCCGCCTTCGGCCCCTGGATCATCGCCATCGTCGCGGGGCTGTTGTTCACCTCGGCCTCGACCAGCGACAACGACGTCTGGTTCAAGGGTCCCCTGGCCGACACCTGGTTCGGCACCAACGGGCTCGGCTGGGCCGTGGCCATCGTCGTCGGCGGGCTGCTCTACGCCCTGTTCGGCGGGCGCGACCACGACGACCTGGCGGGCGACACGCCCTCCCCCACCGCCACCACACCTGAGGAGGCCCTGCGATGA
- a CDS encoding acetylornithine transaminase — translation MDNYGTPRLPLVRGAGAKVWDADGKEYADFVGGIAVNALGHAHPAVVEAVSHQIASLGHVSNLFVAEPPVALAERLIQLFGRPGRVYFSNSGAEANESAFKIGRLTGRTHMVATQGGFHGRTMGSLALTGQPGKRTPFLPLPGDVTHVPYGDVQALRAAVTTETALLVVEPIQGENGVVVPPAGYLRAAREITRATGTLLVLDEVQTGVGRTGHWFEHQAHEGVDPDIVTLAKGLGGGLPIGATIAFGDTAELLKPGHHGTTFGGNPVACAAGLAVLDTIAADGLLDHVKRVGERLREGMENPKDDGRHPLVSQVRGAGLLLGIVLTKPLAPQIQQAAQDAGLLVNAPAPDVVRLMPPLTLGDEEVDAFLAALPRVLDEVNEAYEAYEADGKR, via the coding sequence ATGGACAACTACGGCACCCCCAGGCTGCCGCTCGTCCGCGGTGCGGGCGCCAAGGTCTGGGACGCCGACGGCAAGGAGTACGCCGACTTCGTCGGAGGCATCGCCGTCAACGCCCTCGGCCACGCCCACCCCGCCGTCGTCGAGGCGGTCTCCCACCAGATCGCCTCCCTCGGCCATGTCTCCAACCTCTTCGTCGCCGAGCCGCCCGTCGCCCTCGCCGAACGGCTCATCCAGCTCTTCGGACGCCCCGGCCGCGTCTACTTCAGCAACTCGGGGGCCGAGGCCAACGAGAGCGCCTTCAAGATCGGGCGGCTGACGGGCCGTACCCACATGGTCGCCACGCAAGGTGGTTTCCACGGCCGCACCATGGGCTCCCTCGCCCTCACGGGACAGCCGGGCAAGCGGACCCCCTTCCTGCCGCTGCCGGGCGACGTGACCCACGTGCCGTACGGAGACGTCCAGGCCCTGCGTGCCGCCGTCACCACCGAGACGGCGCTGCTCGTCGTCGAGCCGATCCAGGGCGAGAACGGCGTCGTCGTGCCGCCCGCCGGCTATCTGCGGGCCGCCCGCGAGATCACCCGCGCCACCGGCACCCTCCTCGTCCTCGACGAGGTGCAGACCGGGGTCGGCAGGACAGGACACTGGTTCGAGCACCAGGCCCACGAAGGCGTCGACCCCGACATCGTCACCCTCGCCAAGGGACTCGGCGGCGGACTGCCCATCGGCGCCACCATCGCCTTCGGCGACACCGCGGAGCTGCTCAAGCCCGGCCACCACGGGACGACGTTCGGCGGGAACCCGGTCGCCTGCGCCGCCGGTCTCGCCGTCCTCGACACCATCGCCGCGGACGGCCTCCTCGATCACGTCAAGCGCGTCGGCGAACGGTTGCGCGAGGGGATGGAGAACCCGAAGGACGACGGCCGGCACCCCTTGGTCAGTCAGGTACGCGGCGCGGGCCTGCTGCTGGGTATCGTGCTCACAAAGCCGCTGGCTCCACAGATACAGCAGGCGGCCCAGGACGCCGGTCTGCTGGTCAACGCGCCCGCCCCCGATGTCGTACGGCTCATGCCCCCGCTGACGCTCGGTGACGAAGAGGTGGACGCCTTCCTGGCCGCGCTGCCCCGCGTCCTGGACGAGGTGAACGAGGCGTACGAGGCGTACGAGGCCGACGGGAAACGATGA
- a CDS encoding PfkB family carbohydrate kinase, with translation MTARVVLAGNVIADLVIDVPALPERGGDVIGTRTALYAGGGFNALTAARRLGAEAVYAGLHGTGPYGDLVRDALAAEEIGVLLPVRADGDTGFCVALVDDGGERTFVTSFGVDASMTEADIHAVRDRLRPGDLVQLSGYGLVMEVNGPLLSAFAAALPDDVRLCLDPGPLVADIPAEVLEPVLRRTDWLSCNTREAGLLTGGTEPREAALALRGLLSPGAGVLVRADKDGCWLAAPDAEPVHIPGFPVHAVDSNGAGDAHVGAFLALLGRGVDPATAARGANAAAAYAVTRRGPATAPRPAELAAFLGDDPLAELLA, from the coding sequence ATGACCGCACGTGTCGTCCTGGCGGGAAACGTCATCGCCGACCTCGTCATCGACGTCCCCGCTCTGCCGGAGCGCGGCGGCGATGTCATCGGCACCAGGACCGCGCTGTACGCGGGCGGCGGCTTCAACGCGCTGACCGCCGCCCGCAGACTCGGCGCCGAGGCGGTCTACGCGGGGCTGCACGGCACCGGGCCCTACGGCGACCTGGTGCGCGACGCCCTGGCGGCGGAGGAGATCGGGGTACTGCTGCCGGTCCGCGCGGACGGCGACACCGGGTTCTGCGTGGCGCTCGTCGACGACGGGGGCGAGCGCACCTTCGTGACCAGCTTCGGCGTGGACGCGTCGATGACCGAGGCCGACATCCACGCGGTACGGGACCGGTTGCGCCCCGGCGACCTGGTGCAGCTCTCGGGCTACGGCCTGGTCATGGAGGTCAACGGACCGCTGCTCTCCGCCTTCGCCGCCGCGCTCCCCGACGACGTACGCCTCTGCCTCGACCCGGGGCCGCTGGTCGCGGACATCCCCGCCGAGGTACTTGAGCCGGTACTGCGCAGGACGGACTGGCTGAGCTGCAACACCCGCGAGGCCGGTCTGCTCACCGGCGGGACGGAGCCGCGCGAGGCGGCGCTCGCGCTGCGCGGCCTGCTCTCCCCCGGCGCGGGCGTACTGGTCCGCGCCGACAAGGACGGCTGCTGGCTGGCGGCCCCCGACGCGGAGCCCGTACACATCCCGGGCTTCCCCGTGCACGCCGTGGACAGCAACGGCGCGGGCGACGCGCACGTGGGTGCTTTCCTCGCGCTGCTCGGGCGGGGCGTCGACCCGGCCACGGCGGCCAGGGGCGCCAACGCCGCCGCTGCCTACGCGGTGACACGGCGGGGCCCCGCGACGGCGCCACGGCCGGCCGAACTGGCCGCGTTCCTCGGCGACGACCCGCTGGCGGAACTGCTCGCGTAG
- a CDS encoding arginine repressor, which produces MSQAQEQDNEQIGPAVPQTRTARHRRIVDILNRQAVRSQSQLAKLLADDGLTVTQATLSRDLDELNAVKIRDAEGDLIYAVPSEGGFRTPRAPLGESAKEERMRRLSVELLISAEASANLVVLRTPPGAAQFLASAIDQAELHDILGTIAGDDTLMLISREPDGGQALADHMLRLAQNDH; this is translated from the coding sequence ATGAGCCAGGCGCAGGAGCAGGACAACGAGCAGATCGGCCCCGCGGTACCGCAGACGCGCACCGCCCGCCACCGGCGGATCGTGGACATCCTCAACCGGCAGGCGGTGCGCTCGCAGAGCCAGTTGGCGAAGCTGCTCGCCGACGACGGCCTCACGGTCACCCAGGCCACGCTCTCCCGCGACCTGGACGAGCTGAACGCCGTGAAGATCCGCGACGCCGAGGGCGACCTCATCTACGCGGTGCCGAGCGAGGGCGGATTCCGCACCCCCCGCGCGCCGCTGGGGGAGTCGGCCAAGGAGGAGCGGATGCGGCGCCTCTCGGTCGAACTGCTCATCTCGGCCGAGGCGTCGGCCAACCTCGTGGTGCTGCGCACCCCGCCCGGGGCCGCCCAGTTCCTCGCCTCGGCCATCGACCAGGCGGAGCTGCACGACATCCTCGGCACCATCGCGGGCGACGACACGCTGATGCTGATCAGCCGTGAGCCGGACGGCGGCCAGGCGCTCGCCGACCATATGCTGCGGCTCGCGCAGAACGACCACTGA